From a single Aquarana catesbeiana isolate 2022-GZ linkage group LG09, ASM4218655v1, whole genome shotgun sequence genomic region:
- the LOC141107900 gene encoding uncharacterized protein isoform X2, with amino-acid sequence MDYGLKTLLLLALCTLAKTEQNNVLEEQEALAIEKKTKAGDLSPEYRTITLNVTICIPKYENNDTKIITTSQEIMSGNTLRTIVAAAKPGPKTPCNITSCLLDKLPELAVYVFKEDPKQLLIFSINVTNENLFLMIRASTSEISITPMKNPGTLNSALASVDVVTEGINSVSFSSADSEVSFAINVKQLWIPTTTTVPATIHFTSPTTKKVVVETTSKLTSKQTTNPKVRKSTITQETSHKPVVISSTAKPIYKKPSVAPVISKASSLAHEALWGMVLLVLKQIFLN; translated from the exons ATGGACTACGGACTGAAAACCCTCTTGCTGTTGGCCCTCTGCACTCTTG CAAAGACTGAACAAAACAATGTACTAGAAGAACAAGAGGCATTGGCCATTGAGAAGAAAACAAAAGCTGGCGATCTGTCACCTGAATACAGAACCATCACACTAAATGTTACAATCTGTATTCCAAAATATGAAAACAATGATACAAAGATTATTACGACAAGTCAAGAAATAATGTCGGGAAACACATTACGTACTATTGTAGCAGCTGCAAAGCCTGGACCAAAAACTCCATGTAACATTACGTCTTGTTTGCTAGACAAACTGCCAGAGCTGGCTGTGTATGTTTTCAAAGAAGATCCGAAACAACTGTTAATTTTTTCCATCAATGTTACAAATGAGAACTTATTTTTGATGATACGTGCCAGCACTAGTGAGATCTCTATAACACCAATGAAGAATCCAGGGACATTAAACAGCGCATTGGCTTCTGTAGATGTTGTCACAGAGGGCATAAATAGCGTGAGTTTTTCTTCAGCTGATTCTGAAGTGTCCTTTGCCATTAACGTTAAACAATTGTGGattcccaccaccaccactgttccTGCCACCATACATTTTACCAGTCCAACTACTAAAAAAGTAGTTGTGGAGACCACTAGTAAGTTGACCAGTAAACAGACCACAAATCCAAAAGTGAGAAAAAGCACAATTACCCAAGAAACCAGCCACAAACCAGTGGTAATCAGTTCTACAGCCAAACCAATATATAAGAAACCATCAGTGGCACCAGTTATCAGCAAAGCATCCAGTCTGG CTCATGAAGCCTTGTGGGGAATGGTGCTGCTGGTTTTGAAGCAAATATTTCTGAACTGA
- the LOC141107900 gene encoding uncharacterized protein isoform X1: MDYGLKTLLLLALCTLAAKTEQNNVLEEQEALAIEKKTKAGDLSPEYRTITLNVTICIPKYENNDTKIITTSQEIMSGNTLRTIVAAAKPGPKTPCNITSCLLDKLPELAVYVFKEDPKQLLIFSINVTNENLFLMIRASTSEISITPMKNPGTLNSALASVDVVTEGINSVSFSSADSEVSFAINVKQLWIPTTTTVPATIHFTSPTTKKVVVETTSKLTSKQTTNPKVRKSTITQETSHKPVVISSTAKPIYKKPSVAPVISKASSLAHEALWGMVLLVLKQIFLN; this comes from the exons ATGGACTACGGACTGAAAACCCTCTTGCTGTTGGCCCTCTGCACTCTTG CAGCAAAGACTGAACAAAACAATGTACTAGAAGAACAAGAGGCATTGGCCATTGAGAAGAAAACAAAAGCTGGCGATCTGTCACCTGAATACAGAACCATCACACTAAATGTTACAATCTGTATTCCAAAATATGAAAACAATGATACAAAGATTATTACGACAAGTCAAGAAATAATGTCGGGAAACACATTACGTACTATTGTAGCAGCTGCAAAGCCTGGACCAAAAACTCCATGTAACATTACGTCTTGTTTGCTAGACAAACTGCCAGAGCTGGCTGTGTATGTTTTCAAAGAAGATCCGAAACAACTGTTAATTTTTTCCATCAATGTTACAAATGAGAACTTATTTTTGATGATACGTGCCAGCACTAGTGAGATCTCTATAACACCAATGAAGAATCCAGGGACATTAAACAGCGCATTGGCTTCTGTAGATGTTGTCACAGAGGGCATAAATAGCGTGAGTTTTTCTTCAGCTGATTCTGAAGTGTCCTTTGCCATTAACGTTAAACAATTGTGGattcccaccaccaccactgttccTGCCACCATACATTTTACCAGTCCAACTACTAAAAAAGTAGTTGTGGAGACCACTAGTAAGTTGACCAGTAAACAGACCACAAATCCAAAAGTGAGAAAAAGCACAATTACCCAAGAAACCAGCCACAAACCAGTGGTAATCAGTTCTACAGCCAAACCAATATATAAGAAACCATCAGTGGCACCAGTTATCAGCAAAGCATCCAGTCTGG CTCATGAAGCCTTGTGGGGAATGGTGCTGCTGGTTTTGAAGCAAATATTTCTGAACTGA